A window of the Kosakonia sp. BYX6 genome harbors these coding sequences:
- the cydC gene encoding heme ABC transporter ATP-binding protein/permease CydC has translation MRALLPYLALYKRHKWMLTLGVILAIVTLLASIGLLTLSGWFLSASAVVGVAGIYSFNYMLPAAGVRGAAIIRTAGRYFERLVSHDATFRVLEHLRVSTFSKLLPLSPAGLARFRQGELLNRVVADVDTLDHLYLRVISPLVGALMVIIVVLAGLSVLDVSLALMLGGIMLATLIVLPPLFYRAGKPTGEKLTALRGQYRQQLTSWLQGQAELTIFGASQRYREQLESTELSWHDAQRRQSDLSAISQALMLLISGAAVITMLWFASGDVGGNAQPGALIALFVFCALAAFEALAPVTGAFQHLGQVIASAMRITQLTECQPEVTFPQNSAPVSAQVAVQFDALSFSYPGQPQRALENVSVSIAAGEHVAILGRTGCGKSTLLQLLTRAWDPQQGEIRLNDQPLAQFAEPALRNLISMVPQRVHLFSATLRDNLQLASPQASDETLSAMLTRVGLEKLLDDSGLNAWLGEGGRQLSGGELRRLAIARALLHDAPLVLLDEPTEGLDASTESQILELLDEVMKGKTLLMVTHRLRGLAHYDRIIVMDNGQIIEQGNHAALMAKQGRYYQFKQRL, from the coding sequence ATGCGCGCTTTACTGCCTTATCTTGCGTTGTATAAACGCCATAAATGGATGCTGACGCTGGGCGTCATTCTCGCTATCGTTACCTTGCTGGCAAGCATCGGTTTATTGACACTTTCTGGTTGGTTTTTGTCGGCTTCTGCCGTCGTTGGCGTTGCCGGGATCTACAGCTTCAACTATATGTTGCCTGCGGCAGGAGTTCGCGGCGCGGCGATTATTCGTACTGCCGGGCGCTATTTCGAGCGTCTGGTCAGCCATGACGCTACCTTCCGCGTCCTTGAACATTTGCGCGTTTCCACCTTTAGCAAACTGTTACCGCTCTCCCCTGCCGGGCTGGCGCGTTTTCGCCAGGGTGAATTACTGAACCGCGTCGTTGCTGATGTGGACACGCTCGACCACCTCTATTTGCGCGTTATCTCACCCTTAGTAGGCGCGTTGATGGTGATTATTGTTGTGTTGGCCGGTTTAAGCGTACTGGACGTTTCACTGGCGCTGATGCTGGGCGGCATTATGTTGGCCACACTGATTGTGCTGCCGCCGCTGTTTTACCGCGCGGGCAAACCCACCGGTGAAAAGCTGACGGCGTTGCGCGGTCAGTATCGCCAGCAATTAACCAGCTGGTTGCAAGGCCAGGCGGAGTTGACCATTTTTGGTGCCAGCCAACGCTATCGTGAACAACTGGAAAGTACTGAATTAAGCTGGCATGACGCCCAGCGTCGCCAGTCGGATTTGAGCGCGATCTCGCAGGCGCTGATGCTGTTGATTAGCGGCGCGGCGGTGATCACCATGTTGTGGTTTGCTTCTGGCGATGTGGGCGGCAACGCGCAACCCGGCGCGCTGATTGCTTTATTTGTCTTCTGTGCGCTGGCCGCCTTCGAAGCGCTGGCTCCGGTGACCGGCGCCTTCCAGCATCTTGGGCAGGTTATCGCCTCCGCAATGCGCATTACGCAGCTAACAGAATGCCAGCCCGAAGTCACATTCCCACAAAACAGCGCGCCAGTTTCAGCACAGGTTGCCGTACAGTTCGATGCACTCTCGTTTAGCTACCCAGGCCAACCACAGCGCGCGCTGGAAAATGTCTCAGTGTCGATTGCGGCCGGGGAGCATGTCGCGATTCTGGGCCGTACGGGTTGCGGCAAATCGACGCTGCTGCAACTGCTAACGCGTGCCTGGGATCCGCAACAGGGCGAGATCCGCTTGAATGATCAACCGCTTGCCCAGTTTGCTGAACCGGCGCTGCGCAACCTCATCAGTATGGTGCCACAGCGCGTGCATCTGTTTAGCGCGACGCTTCGCGATAACTTACAGCTGGCATCGCCACAGGCCAGTGATGAAACGCTGAGTGCGATGTTGACCCGCGTCGGCTTGGAAAAATTGCTCGACGATAGCGGTCTGAATGCCTGGTTGGGTGAAGGTGGACGCCAGCTTTCCGGCGGTGAACTACGTCGACTGGCGATTGCACGCGCGTTATTACACGACGCCCCGCTGGTATTGTTGGATGAACCTACAGAAGGGCTGGATGCTTCAACCGAGAGTCAAATACTTGAATTACTTGACGAAGTGATGAAAGGCAAAACGTTGTTAATGGTTACCCATCGCC